Genomic segment of Cervus elaphus chromosome 15, mCerEla1.1, whole genome shotgun sequence:
CATATTCTCTTCATTCTATCCCCAACAATCCTTGGGCTGAATTCACCAAAGCGGGAGATATGCACACGTTGCTGATCCAAAACCCAGCCCAGCTTGAGTTGGTGGTATTCAGGAAACAGAAAACGTAACTTCCCATAATTTTTGTATGAGGCTGGTGCTGAGTTTCCCCGGTGTGTTAATGAAGTTCATGACCAGCCTTTCCTATCCTCAATATCAGGAAGTTCAGAATCTAAAGCTGAGTGATATCctgatgtatgtatacatgtattttgAACCAAACATCAACTTCTTAAAGATTGTATGTAAAGGCAAGCCAGGAGTTATAGCTGGATGCCAAAATACTGAAATTTCCAAGCTAGGTTAGTGAGTTTTGGCAGTGTTTCTTTACTAAGTCAcctgagaactttaaaaatagataGATAGTCTATGCTCCACCCACAGAGGCTATGATTCAGGTCAGGACTGGTGCCAGGGCTCGTGATTTTAGAAAAATtccccagttctaactgttgcttctgacctgcatacagatttctcaggaggcaggtaaggtggtctgatattcccatgtctttaagaatttttcagtttgctgtgaaccaatgaggaaactgaagcaaaaaAGGTTATACTGTATCCCAAGTCATACAGGTATCTAATCTGGGCCACCTGACTCCAAAATCCATGCTCTGAACCACTGCATCATAATGAATGAAACATGCTACATTATGGGGATTAAAAACTGAATGCTCTGGGTCCTTGCCTTCCAGGTGTCCATGGTCTAGAGGGTCTCTGAACAGGAAGACTAGCATACCTTGTACCTTCAAACCCTTCTCAGAAATCTAACTGTTCATGAAGAGAACATATGCTGAGCACATCTTGAATTTACTGAGCCCTTCACATAATCAGGCCAAttgtaacagttagaactggacatggaacaacagactggttccaaatggggaaaggagtatatcaaggctgtatattgtcatcctgcctatttaacttatatgcagagtacatcatgtgaaatgccaggctggatgaagcacaagctggaatcaagactgccaggagaaatgtcaataacatccaatacgcagatgacaccacccttatggcagaaagcaaagaagaactaaagagccttttgatgaacatgaaagaggagggtgaaaaagtttacttaaaactcaacattcaaaaaacgaagatcatggcatcttatcCCAtaacttaatggcaaatagatggggaaacaatggaaaaagtgagagactgtatttttttgggctacaaaatcactgcagatggtgactgtagccatggaattaaaagatgcttgctccttggaagaaaagctatgacaaacctataaagcatattaaaaaacagagacattactttgccaacaaaggtccatctagtcaaagctatggtttgtccagtagtcatgtatggatgtgagagttggactataaagaaagctgagtgctgaagaattgatgcttgtgaactgtggtgcgggagaagactcttgagagtcccctggactgcaaggagatccaaccagtcaatcctaaaggaaatcaatgctgaatattcattggaaggactgatgctgaagctgaaactccaataatttggccacctgatgtgaagagctgactcatttgaaaagaccctaatgctgggaaagattgaaggcaggaggagaaggggacgacagaggatgagatggttggattgcatcactgactcgatggatatgagtttgagcaagctctgagacttggtgatgcctggcatgctgcagtccatggggttgcaaagtcggacacaactgagtgactgaactgactgaacttctTCATTGGTATAAAAGAGGTATCTACCTCCCAGGATTGTTATAAGGATTCATGCACTCAGAAATCTCTTAGCCATAACCCTGGCGCCTGGTAAATGCTCATAAAACAGTGCCTACTATCATAAAACTCAGTACATTCTTATAGAATTGAATTAGGAACCCCCTCCCCTCTTGCACACCACGACTGAATACATATGTTTTGTGAAAGCTGAAATCTGCTAGGAGAGAAAAGGCACCGTGTGAAGCTAAGGAGCCCAGCCCACACTGAGTTGCTTCTCAGCCTCTGCattccccaccccaggggccAAGAAAGATCGTGTTCCAACACGAGCAGTGCCAGCATCAGGGCTCACAGATACTGAAAACAGGAAGTATAAACCCCACTGACAAGTTGAGCAATGCACTGCTAACAATCTTCAGACCATTTCCCAGCCACCTGACTGACCCCCAGTCAGCTGCTGTCTCTTCCCTGTCACAGACTTCACTCAGGGTTAGCAGGGATCAGCCACTTCTCCAGTAACCAGTTTTGTGGCTCCAGATACGACCCTGTCACTCACTTTAAGGACTACGTTCTTCTAGTGTCCCCATGTACTGGACCTTGTGCTAAAGGTCCTTCACCAAGGATCTGGTTTAATCCTTGTAACTATCCTATTGATGCGGGAAGGTGCCACCCTTAGCCCCACATAACAGTAgagaaaatggaggcacagagagattgggtgacttgcccaaggtagTGTGGCTGGTAAGTTGTGGAGCCAGGCTTCTGACCCAGGCAGCTGGCTCCAAAGCACACAGGCCCAGCACTGTGACATATGACTTCTCAGCAGGGCCCCACCTGAGGGAAGGTTAGCAGCCCTCTTTTCAAGCTCCCTATTTCAGGGATGCTGGCTTTGGGGAGGCTAGGTGTGTCAGAATTTCAACCCTGGCCTAGATTATAATTCTTCTCTCTTAAAAGAATCCCAGGCCAAGTGAGCAGATCACATTCAACCACCAGTTGGAAAGTCACACTTCACCCTTCTCAAGTGAACCTCAGTCTTTTTGGTTGAAACCTGATTTCATTGAAGTGGTTTTTGCTTTCACCAGAACCCCACCTTCTGAAATAGTCTGTGGCCCATTGTATTATCAGGATCTGACTTGATTTCCACTCATGCTCTGCCTTTCCCAAGCCAACCTCCCACAACAACCACACCCCTGCTTACACCCTACCACCCTCACCCCAACTTGTCCACCTTCTTCCCCAGCTGCAGACACGTGAGCCTGCCCTTTGAATCACAGTGAGAGGAGTTTGCTGAGCTCTTCTTTAAATAATAGTATTATTGGGATATACTAATTCAcacaccatacaattcacccatttaacgTGTACAActcaatgatttttagtatattcacggAATTGTGCAACTATCATCACCATCAATTTTAGACCATGTTTGttacctcaaaaagaaaccccatactgGGGAAGAGGGATAAATCAAGAGCCTGGGGTTAACATACACACTCTACTATATAAGATAAacaaccaacagggacctacgatatagcacagggaattctactcagtgttctgtgataacctacatgagaaaagaatctgaaaaagaatgaatatatgtacaaccaaaactaacacaacatatcaaatcaactgtaataaaaaaaagaaatcccataccTGTTAGTAAtcactcccttttctccccatttccctcagctgctaatctactttctgtctctatgagtttgcctactctggacatttcatattaaTGGTTTGCCATCTCAACCTCCTCCACTCGGCCCTGAATATTGGGTTCCCCAAGACCAGACCCAAGACCAGCTCCTCTTCCCGCCCTAAACTTTCTCCCACACAGTCTTATTCACACTCAGGTTTAAATTACCATCAATCAACAGTTGACTTACAGATGCTTATCTCCAGCCAGACATCTCCTCTGAGCTACAAACCCTTAGTTTTCATTGTCTACTTGACATTCCTTTTGGTTTTCACATGCCGGGCACTTCAAACTCAACCTGTCCCAAATCAGCCCTGTCTTCAGGCCCCAACTTGATTGACTTCTATTACTCTCTGTCTCAGGTGATGGCACCACCTCTATCACATCCAGAAACCTAAGAGTCATCTCAATACGTCTCTCCTTTCACCCTCTTCATCCCAAATTTGGGCATTTTGTCTCATAGTTCTTGAGGTCATCCATGTCTCTCTATTTTCACCACCATCATTACTTGAGCCCCTGCCACCATCCACTCTTGCTTAGACCACCACAATAACTTCCCAAATGGcctccccaggttgggaagctATTGACTTCTAGCTTTGACTCTAGACTCATTGACTCTATCACTTCTTTCACTCCCTCCACACTCCCACCACTACcacactactgcacaactgcactcatctcacacgctagcgaagtaacgctcaaaattctccaagtgaggtttCAACATGCACATGGTTCATAGTACAcgaaccatgaacttgcagatgttcaaactgaatttagaaaaggcagaggaaccagagatcaaagcacTAACATCCatcggatcattgaaaaagcaagagaattccagaaatttctaacatctacttctgcatcactgactatgctaaaacctttgactatgtggatcacaataaactatggaaaattcttaaagaaatgggaataccagaccaccttacctgcctcctgagaaacctatatgcaggtcaagaagcaacagttagaacctgacatggaacaacagactggttccaaattgggaaaggagtacgtcaaggctgtatattgtcatctttttaatttaacttatgtgcagagtacatcatgtgaaatgccgggctggatgaagcacaagctggaaacaagattgccaggagaaataacatctgatatgcagaggacaccacccttatggcagaaagctaagaagaattgaagagccttttgatgaacatgaaagaggagagtgaaaaaactgacttaaaactcaacattcagaaaacgaagatcatggcatctggtcccgttacttcacggcaaatagatggggaaacaatgggaaactgacatcttgggctacaaaatcattgcagatggtgactgtagccatggaattaaaagatgcttgctccttgaaagaagagctatgaccaaagatagatattaaaaagcagagacattactttaccaacaaaggtgcatctaatcaaagctatggtttttccattagtcatttatggatgtgagagtagcaCCACAAAGAAAGCTtagcgccgaagagttgatgcttttgaattgtggtgctgggaaagatttttgagagtcccttggactgcaaggagatcaaaccagtcaatcctaaaggaaaccaatcctgaatattcattgaaaggactgatgctgaagcccaggCTCcagtacttttggccacctgatgtgaacagttgactcatttgaaaagaccctgatgctgggaaagattgaaggcaggaggagaagagtatgacagaggatgaaatggttggatggcatcacctactcgatggacatgagtttgagcaagctctaggagttggtgatggacagggaagcctggcatgctgcagtccacgggatcgcaaagagtcagacacgactgagcgactgagctgaattgAACACTCCCAACAATCCATTCTGCTCATTTGAAGTaacaaatcttttgaaaatgcaAATGTGCTTAATAACTCCCATTACTCCTGCTGTCTAGCTTGGGCACAGTCCAGCCTCTACCTCTTATCCAGCTCTGCCTTATACCAACCTCTTCCAGGCTTGCCCTACTCAGCCATTCTCCTACTCATCAGTTCCTCTATCATCACAGGGCCCTTGTTCATCATGAGCCTTCTGCCTGGGACTTTCTTCGACTGGTTAAGTTCTTTGTATGCTTCAGAGATCACTTTGCCAAGGAAGTTTTTGCTGGGCTGCCTCTATCTATAGATGATCCCAGGGCTTTTCTGGCGGCttgagacggtaaagaattctcctgcaaagcaggagacatgaatttgatctttgggtcaggaagctcctctggaggagtaaatggcaacccactccagtatttttgcctgaagaactccatgaacagaggagcctggcaggctacagtccaagggggtcacaaagattcagacatgactaagtggctaacacacacacaggtgatcCCACTATTTTGTCTACAATCTCATTACGCTATGCATCACCTCTCTGATGCACTTGTCACTGTTGCAATTTTACTTTTGCTGTATCATATCTGATCAACGTTTGCTTTTCCCTATCGAGTTGTAACCTCCATGAGGGACAGTGTGTTTTGATCACCACTATATCCCCAGCACTAAGCATGATGTCTAGAATATGGCAgacatttaacaaatgtttattgaatgaatgcatTCTGgtgcatttctttccatttttttctctgcttcttttttacATAGTTATGTTcacattttaaacataatttcGTATCTTGTCCTTTGCCTTTGTCATATTTTATCATAAGACACTTCCTGTGGTATAACAAATCTCTCCAAACCTATTATGTACAATGGAGTTAATAATTACACTAATTCAACTTACCTTTCTGGATTGAGGCATCACAGATAAGGTATGTGAAAGTTATCAGTAATCTATATGTACATATGAGACAGTACTATTTTCATTTAGAAGGAAATAGAGGTAAAATTTCTCTCTGGTGTCCTCCCCACCCTTACCCTTATACCTGTTTACCTTgggcattttttttgtttgtttgttttttggtgccCTTGTTCTGCCTGACCACATAGTTAAGGTTTAAAATAACTCATTAACTTTAACATGCTACCAACCCAAAGAGTTTAGAAGGTTTTCTGAAAGAAGGGCATTCTGGCCAAGTTGATGAGGGTTGGGGGCTAGGAGAGGACTCAAGAGACTTGCTGATTTATTCTTcgctcattcatttaacaaatgtttatcaaGGCCTGCCACTGTGCTATGTACTGAGTGTAGAGATGAAAGCCCTAGTTGTTGCCTCAGTGGGCTAGAAGTCAAGTAAGGAGCAGACCTGCAAATAACAGAGTACAGTGGGAGCACAGCTATGAGGACAATGTACGAGATGGGCATGGAGGGCTAAAGCAGAATCTTGAAGGGCGAATATGCCAGGGACAGATGACAATCTGAGTAGAGGAACCAGTACAGGAACAGTAAAGAGGAAGGAGAACACATGGGCACTCAAGGAGCTGGATTCAGCTGGATGGGCTATAGGGCTGACACTGGAGAGACAATTTGGGTGGAGAGGTTGGCGAGAGCTGAAATCTGAGGGCCTAGAGGGCTCTGCCAGCCTCATGAAGGACTTGGACTTTATTGTAATGAAGAGTCATCAGAAAGTTTGCTGCATGTGGTAGCAGTGTGAAAGATTGAGTAAAAGATTCTTTGGCCTAGATGAGACTATGGAAAGAGAAAATCAGCTCAGAGATTAGTACAACCAGCTAAGTAGAAGCTGAAGAGTGTTTGAACCAGGGCAATGGCAGTGATGTGGAGTGGAGGGTATAGATATGGGAGATGTGTTGGGGGGACAGGGTAGACTTGGAGTCTGGCTGGGGtgaaaggaggagaaggacatATCCTTTGATTTAGCCTCCTGCCTTTGGATAAGTaagatattacataattttacaggtgagaaactgAGGTTCCACTCTAAGTGATTTCCCTAAAGCCATATCTAATAAgtaggacttcactggtggttcagatggtaaagaatctgcctgcaatgcaggagacctgggttcaatccctgggttgggaagatcccctaagaagggaatggctatccactccagtatgcttgcctgcagaattccatggactaaggaacctggtgggctatagtcagtggggtcgcaaagaattgggcacaattgaatgactaacattttcactactTCACTTTCGCATCTAGTAGGTAGTTGACCAAACGAGTTACTACTGGTGCAATTTTGGAGATCAGCATCTACAGGGCAAGCTAGCCCTGCTGATGAGTTCTGTGACTATCCACACAATTGGAAAAATTCTCATCATTATAACCACCAAGTGGTGATATCATCTAAACCTGTGGGTGTTGACACTTGTTCCCTAAACTTCCCAGGTCTGTTCAACCCTGTGACTGTGGTTCTGAAATGAAGAAACTTCTCCAAAACCTCGCAGTCCTGTGATGCATTGTCAGTGAACTGGTGGATGGGTTTGTGGTATGTATAAGGGGATTAGCAGATGCTGGATCTAGCTGTTTGCCTTCTGGCTTCCCAAAACTGAGGCATGACTTCTGGTGTTTGGGAAGATCATATGCACTTGGCACATAACCAAGTTCTGCACTCAGGGTGTGAAAATGAAGTAGATTTTGTAAGAACTCTGATTGATAGTGTTTTCAGCCCAATCCTTCTATCCCCCTTTTCTGTGACCTGCCAACTGCCTTTACTTTCTTGCTCCCTAATattataaaggaaaggaaatgactTTCTTCTGTCCCTTGGCTCTTTTCATCTTTGCTCTGTAGTCTCTTTAGCTCTCTGTCTCTCCACAGCTGGTGTCAACACCATGGGTGAACAGGACTCCAGCTCCAACTTGACTTTCCCCCTAACTAGCTGGAGTATAAGGGTCAACCCCTACTTCAGATTTTTTCTTACTTCTCAGTACActtgttggcttccctggtggctcagatggtaaagaatctgcctgcaacgtaggagacctgggatccatccttgggtcaggaagatcccctggagaagggaatggccatccactctagtattcttagctggagaattccatggacagaggagcctggcaggctatgtccttagtgttgcaaagggtcagacacaactaaccACGCATGCACATCTGTATACATCTTACTATTATGAGCTGAGAGGCTCTGCCAGGGAAACTCTAAGCTTCTGAGCCTCAGGGGAGCTGGATGTATATGTGGAGTTAACAGCTATTGATAAGATCACTTTTATTCTCCACTGTAATTTGGCTACCATCCTTGGCCTTGGAGAGTTATTAGAATTCTGCCAGGATGCCCCCAGTGGTGAGCTTACCAGAAGTCCTGCTCTGACAGCCCTCTCTAGAAGCCCCGTCAAATCAAGACTCCCTCATGCACTCACCTCAACTCTTTCTCTCCCCCTGGCTGGACTCCTTCATGGCTGAGGGAATGAGGAGGGAGGATGGATACAAGCACAGGGTGGGATAAACACTTTTCTTAAAATATCCatctaaagcagtggttctccaaGTATGGTCCTTAAAATAGCAACTTCAGATGACTTAGCTCTTATTAGAAGTGCAAAATTATCAGGCCCcactcagacctactgaatcagcaACTCCAGAGATGGGgtccagcaatctgtgtttttaaaagacttcCAAATGATTCTGTTAcacactcaagtttgagaaccacccaTCTAAGCCATTTATTCTCAGACTTTAGTACACAGCTGAACCACTGAGCTTATTAACAATAGCCTCGTTAAACAAAACTGGATTGGTACCTGAGCAACTGTATTTTTAGCAAGCTTCCTGATATTCTTCAAAGATTGAGAATCACTGATCTAAGGAATTCATTTTATCAGTTAGCTGAAtctcctggggagggaggagacagaaggCTGTAGAAATGTCTCAACGTTCCAAATGCTACCTGCATCAGAACCTCTGGGGAGATTGTTAGAAAAGCAGGATCTGAGTATCAGATGTAGTGACCCAAACTCTCTGGCCCTGAAGCCTTGGCAGCCACATTCAGAGTTCTCTAGGTTATTCTTATGCATGTGGAAGTTTGATAATCCCAGAACGATAGGTTGGCAGGCATTCTCAATGATGGATTCACGTTAgaaccacctggggagctttaacaATGACCTGATATCTGAACCCCACCTCCAGAGAATCTGATACAATTGGTCAGATATGGGGCTCCAGTACTTTATACAAGTTgttcctcccactcccacccaAGTGATTTTAATGCATAATTAGGGTAAACAACCATCAGGTTAAAGGATggtgttggacttccctgggggtccagtggctaagcctccacactcccaatgcaggggggcctgggttctatccctggtctgggaactagatccacaTGGTGtaactaagagtttgtatgccacaactaagacccagtgcagccaaataaataagtaaatttttttttaagtaaatatttttaaaaaaggatgattCAGATCTGGAAAGAatcaggaaacaagagaaagtGAAGGAGTGCCAACGAAACAATTGGTGGAAGCCTGTGGGGGAGGATAGTTAGAAATGTCAAGTTGGAAGTCCAGAGGAGATGGAAAGGTGGAAGGGGCCTCAGGTGGGAGGGCAAGTAGGTTGGCTCAAATGGTGTGGAACTCAGGGTAGGAAAAGGGCTAGTGTACTCATTTTCTACTGTTgctgtaacaaactaccacacatttagtggcttaaaataacacaaaggtatatccaaataagaaaaggagtacgtcaaggctgtatattgtcaccctgcttatttaacttgtatgcagagtacattatgagaaacgctgggctggaggaagcacaagctggattcaagactgccgggagaaatatcaataacctcagatatgcaaatgacaccacccttatggcagagagtgaagaggaactaaaaagcctcttgatgaaagtgaaagaggagagtgaaaaagttggcttaaagcttaacattcaggcTTCCGGTCCAGTACTGGCGTCTTTGCTGAGGGTCACATTGAGCTTCCAGCGACTTCAGGGGCATCTTTAGGAGTCAGCACTATGGCAGAAGACATCAAGACCAAAATCAAGAACTACCAGACTGCTCCTTTTGATAGCCGCTTCCCCAACCAGAACCAGACCAGGAACTGCTGGCAGAACTACCTGGACTTCCACCGCTGTGAGAAGGCAATGACCGCTAAAGGGGGTGACGTCTCCGTGTGCGAATGGTACCGGCGTGTGTACAAGTCCCTCTGCCCCATATCGTGGGTGTCAGCTTGGGACGACCGCCGGGCAGAAGGCACATTTCCTGGGAAGATCTGAACTGGCTCCATCCCACCTCCTGTCCTCCGTCCTTCTCCCCAGGGTGGTGAAGGGGGACCTAGGTACATGGTGATCCCCACCCTGGGATCCTGAATCATGGTTTAACTAATAATAAATGCTCGttggaaacatgaaaaaaaaaaaaaaaagcttaacattcagaaaactaagatcatggcatctggtcccatcacctcatgggaaatagatggggagacagtggaaacagtgtcagacttcatttttctgggctccaaaatcactgcagatggtgactgcagccatgaaattaaaggacgcttactccttggaaggaaatttttgaccaacctagatagcatattaaaaagcagagatagtactttgccaacagaggtccgtctagtcaaggctacggtttttccagtggtcatgtatggatgtgagagttggactgtgaagaaagctgagtgccgaaaaattgatgcttttgaactgtggtgttggagaagactcttgagagtcccttggactgcgaggagatccaaccagtccatcctaaaggagatcagtcctgggtgttcactggaaggactgatgctgaggctgaaattccaatactttggccacctcatgcgaagagttgactcactggaaaagaccctgatgctgggagggattgggggcaggagaaggggatgacagaggatgagatggctggatggcatcaccgactcgatgggcatgagtttgactaaactccgggagttggtgatggacagggaggcctggcgtgctgcgattcatgggtacgcaaagagttggacacgactgagcgactgaactgaactgaactgaactgattcttttaaaattctagagGTCAGAAATCCAAATAGGTCAGTAGGGCTGCATTCCTACTGGAGGGCGCGTTTATTCTGCTCTAGGGGAacagaatccatttccttgccttttctagcttctagaggCCACCCACATTCCTTGATATCACTCTGACCTTTGCTCTGGCATCGTATCTCCTTCTCTCACTCTGACTCTCCCATTTCCCTCTTATACAGAGAGCCCCTTATGAGTTGTGATTACTTGGGTCCTACCCAAATAATCTAGAATAATCTCCCCATGTCAAGgtctttaacttaatcacatctaccAAGTCCTTTTTGCCATGTAAACTAATGTAGTGATAGATTACAGGGGTTAAGATGTGGTCATTGTTTGGCCTACTGCAGTCTGCCCTCTTGCCCCCAAAGATTCACAATCATCACATATACAAAATATGCTCACCGTCATTCCAGTATCCTCCCAAGTTTCAACTCACCAGAGCACCAACTCAAAGTCTAAAATCTCATCACCCCCAAAGCCCCAAATTTCATCGTCTAAATATTCTTAAATACGgttttgaagaggaaaagttaaaattttacatagtctccttctctttctgcctctgtaactcagcttgccccttgcaaagtctagatcatgTAGGTCgcatagtctcagaaagtggggacttgcaatactaggaactggagtttatctcacgcacccttgtcctgctctttgcaattgcccagcctctgcaaacctgcttaatcatgcctgtccaggccaggcatccccctccccatcttgactgctgttcccaTGCCCGCGAagccccttagtttaaaccagcctattaacagctgGTGTTGCCTactacagtctgtctataaaaactctgtaattcctttgtttggggc
This window contains:
- the LOC122708686 gene encoding cytochrome c oxidase subunit 6B1, producing the protein MAEDIKTKIKNYQTAPFDSRFPNQNQTRNCWQNYLDFHRCEKAMTAKGGDVSVCEWYRRVYKSLCPISWVSAWDDRRAEGTFPGKI